The DNA sequence aaaaataattccttcagtttcaatagggccttcgccagTGTTGGgaaaaaaagcgataaaaaaaCGCCGGAATGAGCGCCAAAAAAGAAGACCCCCCCCAGCAATAAACGTCGAAAGACActcccaaaatgtaaaaaaaaaaaaaaaaagagacaaaaatgtgcaaagaacccaaaaatgtcgaaaaaaaaaaaaaaaaaaaaaaatcagctaaAATGTTGCCTAGGGCACCAAACTGGGCCTAAAGCAGTGTTTGtgaagtttgtcacctttttttctgctttttgtcttttttttaagcccgctttttaaaagtttttgtcacttttttggaaGTTTGTtgcttatttgaattttttgtcactatttgtcacctattcttgccttatttccttctttctaccgtcttttatcaaagtttttgtctcctttttccatgttttccaggtccaaggctgtttATTAAATCTATCTCTGACATCActgtattcttcctctttatagaaGGAAATTATTTGCGCTGGGTACACGgcttaaaaaaactgttcaaagtgggaacattattgaaaaaagcttgagaaccactgcGTGCATGCGCGCACATAGGTTTGTGGGGACCCATTGTTGACATACagtaatgcattccctagccccttaaccctcaccttaaccatcacaactaaatgcctaaccttaacccttaccttaaccatcacaactaaatacctaaccttaacccttaccctcaccctagccataacctaattctaaccctcaaacagccctttaaacttggggGGGTCCAGCATTTCGGCcacacaaagctgtcgggaccccacaagtatactggactcccggtctttggaccccacgaatatagttaaacacacacaaaaaaaaagtctacagcTGCCATCTCAACAGtttccacattttattttttttttatatttcagttttggttggggaaaaaaaaaaatacggtTTTTATCCCTAAAAGATCTTGGAAGTTGACAGGAAACATTGACTGAACATCGGagtaaacaaaccaaacaagtCGCCGCCGGGTTCAGTCTCGACGTTCATCTCCGGGAACTGTAGAGGATGATTGTTTCAAGAGATTAGATGTCAACTATCAaatgaatcgccaactattctgataatcTATTAATCAGTTCGAgacattttttatgtaaaaacattaaacttgtgtgatgtcagcttgttaaatgtgaatattgttctggtgtcttctctcctctgggacaggaaactgaatatctttgagttggggactaaacaagacatttgaggacgtcatcttgggacTTTGTGGAAAACACTGATACACATTTTTCATCATTATCTGAcgttttagagaccaaacaactcatccattcatccaggaaataatccataatgaaacaaaaaacattggcacacacacacacacacacacacacacacacacacacacacacacacacacacacacacacacacacacacacacacacacacacacacacacacacacacaagtaaaaaGTAGAACTTGTGTGacgtcagcttgttaaatgtgaatatgttctagtgtcttctctcctcagggacaggaaactgaagattTTTGAGTTTCGGACAACACAAGACATTTTAAAGATGTCAGATGTTTGAATTAAGAGGCAACTTAACAACGTAACTGAGGCTAAAGGTCAGGGCAGATAAAACAAAAACGGAGATGGATGGATTGGTGtattaaaattgaataaaagtcgGTATACAATATAAAAACCATCATCAAACGAGTAATAAGATCAGGTTTCGCACCAGTTCAACAGCTGATATCTGTCAGGCAGATTACAGAAAGACagactaaataaaaacatgttttcatccTTTTCCTGCATGCAACAACACAtccaactagggctgcacaatatgtagTCTTCGGATCGTCCTAGTGACAGCAACTGGTGCAAGTTAACACTTCGCGAACTGCGACACATCGCAGTATCGTGGTAGTTTGCGTCTCTCGGtagtcattttgtgttttttgtagtTGTCTCTTTGTGGGGGGTTGGGGTGTCGGTATTGAATGTTATTGACCGCTATCCAGCCCTAAAGTTCTGGCATGTTCTCCTcttatcgtgcagccctagatcAAACACACTCACGCCTTTCAAAACCAAGGAAATCTGGAATGGTTGGACTGATAAAACACTCCCGATGTAGAATATACAGTCACAGGACGGGTCAAGGAATTCACTTTTGTCTCTAGCAGGGTTCAACGTTAAGGGCTTTTTtgaaaagaagaaggaaaaaaaaaaatgtaaatgctcaGAGACAATTTTTACTTACTGGCCCCTATACAAATTGTGTTTCAAAattaaatcataaaaagtcataaaaatttaaaaaaatacacaaaaaaaaaaaaaaaaaaatgtcaaaagcatgaaaaaaaaacctgtcaaataaattaaaaaaagtaagtcgaagtataaaaacacaaaaaaaacatcaaaagcataaaaaaataaattgtgggaaaaatgtcaaaaagcccaaaagaaaaaaatttaaataataaaaagtccaagcataaaaaaaacccgtcaaaataaaaacaataaacaaaaatgagtccaaatataaaaacacataaaaaagtcaaacgtcgaaagaaaagaaacgtcacgaattaaaaaaagaaaaatttcaATTAAAAGCATCAAAACGTGTAAGGTGTGTAGCACCAACTCAATTCCCGATTGGCCGACAGCACATTCAAAGAAAGGATTCAACAAACATTCTCCGATGGTGAAGAGAACGTTATTTATAATTATGTCTATGATGACGCACAAACAGGAAAACTGGGTTACGTTTACTCTCCCAACGCGGCGGCGTACGGGAAACCCTAATGTTGAACCCTGCTCTGTAGACTCTTCCCCACTTTCTGTTTACAGTACAATCACTTTGTATAAAAACCTTCCcgccccccaacacacacacacatctatataTAATCGGATAACAACTTGGTAGATTCggataaaaaggaaaacattaaAGTAACCgagcacacaaacaaaaaacccTCAGATTTAGTGTTGTACGTTACAGCTTAAGAGTATAAAGGTCTATACATTTACATCCTCTCTCCTTTTAAGGGGTTCTCATTTCATTTAGACTCACAATGCTACGGAAGCTTATTGCTGCCTAGAAAAAATTtggaaagtttatttttttttaagtaacaagatattttcacattagggaaaataaaacaagatacTTTTTGCGTTTTTTTACAACATATTGTTGCAtataattacatattttcatGTTAAGACAACATGAGTTCCCATTATAGCacgacattttttgttttgatagttTTGCAGACACAAATTGTTGTGTTCCAACAAGATAAATGATCCGGTTTATTACGTGAAAAGTTTCACTTTATAACATTATAAATAGGAAAGAAGAGGTTATAATTTAAGCTATACCTGTTAAAACCTTCAAAATATCTTGTTAAACGTAAACAAACGACAACATCTTATTACTATAAAATTCCCACGAAATAACGTGATACtgatttgtattttgtttttccagGCGGGGCAGCAATACGCTTCCGTACATAAAAATCACCGTTAACAACATGACAAGCAATCGCTCACTGGCGAGAGGGAGAAGTAAAGAGCAAGAGAGTAAAAGAGAGATGTAGTGTACTTTGCTGTGTAGATACTGAATAAAAACCATAAAACACATCTTTCTAAAAACAACACGGAAGTATTTGTAGTTACGTTTCCTCTCCGCTCGCTCTCCGTGCGGGACTTTAAGTGTCTGGGCACAATAATCAATTAGTGTCACTGACGATCACAATAACCATGTGCTCCTCGTCCAGATTACCCACAGTCCTTTTGGCGGCCTGCAGGTACTGCTGCGAGAACACGCCAGGCGGGAACGCGTACAGCATCGCCCCGGGCCCGCCCTCTTTCGCGGCGGGCAGACTCACGACCCCCGCCGCCTCCTTGTTCCGCAGGTAGGTCACCAGATGGCGAAGCAACCGCGCCTGCAGCCCCGGCTCCATGGCGGGCGCCTGGCGGTCGATGGGGCCCTGCAGAGCCAGCAGGATGGCGAACCCGTCGGGGCGGCCCAGTTTGATGCGGCGCGTCACCTCGTCGAGCCGCGTCTGGTCCATGCGGAGCCGCTGGGCGATCTTCAGCTGGCCCGGCTGGTTCTGGCTCTGCAGCTTCAGCGTGTCGCGCATCACGGCACTGAAGAAGGCGGCGCCGCCCTCCAGCATGTACAGCTCCGTGGGGAAGCTGCTGTTCTTCAGAGCGAAGAAGCCGTGCCACGTTTTGGGCAGCGACGCCTGGGCGAACTCCGACAGCGTGCCGGGAGGGGACGAGGAGGTGTGCGTGGCGTCCGTGtgggcggcggcggcggcgggaGAGACGGCGGCGGTTATCTCGCTGCTGCCACGGTGGGCGTGGTGATGGTTGTTGAGGTGTTCGCTGGATCTTTTGCCATGGTGGCGGCCGGACGGTGGGTCCTCGTCGTTGTTGGTGGCGGGGGAGTGGTCTCTGGGCTCCGTGGTGGAGTCCGGCGCTCGAACCTGCGCTCGGTCGGGGCTTGCATCAGGAGAAACGGGCCCCCGAACCCGCGACCtccccctctccttctccttctccctctctctgtcctctgtcgGCCGGTCGGCAGACAGACTCCTCCTCCggttcctcctctcctccctctctttcagcCACCGCTCCCGGCTGCGGCTGCGGCTCCTTGCCGTTCTCCCGCTCCGCCCGAACGCCTCCACGCCGCCCGCTCGTCTCTCCAGGCTGCGGGTGGGGCTGCTGGGAAAGTCTCTCTCCAGCAGCgcccgctctctctccctcgccGAGATGAGGCTGTAGGTGGGCGGCAGCGGCGCCGGTGAGCGGTCCCTGGCTCCTCGCAGCTCCCGCTCCAGGCTGCGATGGCGGCTGTAGGCGTCCCCGAGGACGTCGTAGTGGGAGGGGACCGCGACGGACGGCTGGTATCCGGGGGGAAACGGTCGAGAGGGGCTCTCCTCGACTTTGGCAAAGTCAACCCTCAGACGCCGCTCGGGGCCGCCCAAAGGAAACCCCCTCATCTGGCCGCAGGCGGCTTGGGCCGCGTCCAAGCTTTCATACTGAATGTAAGCAAAACTGTCCCCCTTACCGTAGTCGATACTCCGTATACTTCCGAAGCGGTCAAACTCCCGGGCGAGTGCGGCGAGGGAGTTCCCCGGCCCGAGACCGCCCACCCAGAGCCGCGTTGTGGGGTTAGCTTTGCCGTAGCCGATCTTTATCGGATTCCCGCCCATGAGTCGCCCCTGCATGGCCACTTTGGCCCGGTGCGCCATGTCCAGGTTCTGGAACTTCACAAAAGCATATGCCCCGCCCTGTCCACGGGCAGGCCGTTTAATCACAACATCCTCAATGACGCCATACTTGTCAAAGCCCCTCCTCAGTTCTGCCTCTGTAACATTACCGTCCAAATTTCCGATAAAAAGGTTGCTGGTCGCCCTCTGGTCGTCCTCCGGTTTTAAATCCTCCACTACTGGCATTGCGGGGATGCCATAGGGCCGGCCCCTCTCATCCAACATACCATAATAATCCAGgagcctctccctctctctgctgagCCCCAGGGTCTCCAGGGCGTAATGTCTGGCTCTGATGTCTCTGATGTTACTCACGCCCGGAGCGGGCGGGGAAATGGAACGCTGTCTGTAGGGCAACGGCGCGTGCAGTGGCAGATACCCAGCGTCCGGCGGCGTGACGCTGCGCCTTCTGACGTACATGGGCTCGATCTTTAACTGCCGCTCCCCTAGGACTAACCTGGAGGATTTGGCGTGCCGGGCTTCTTTTGCGTCCTCCGGGTGACGGAAATTCACGTAAGCGATGCGTCCCAACTCCGGCGTGTGCGACAGTTTCACGCTCACGTCCCCGAACTTTTTGAACTCGTGAAACAGCGCGTCCTCCACGTCCTCGTCCGAGACCTGCGAGCCGAGGTTGCTGATGAGCAGAGTTTTGTACTCCAGCGTGCCCGGTCTGGCGGCGGGGAGCTCCGCCGCAGCAGTGGTACGTAGCGGCGGGCGGCCGAGGAGGCTGAGCTCGTGCCGGTGGTGGAGCTCCAGGGCAGCGGCCGCGCGCTCATCTCTGAGCCGcggcttctctctctccctgctccGGCTGCGGCGGTGATACCCCCGGCTCTCCGCCAGCAGCAGAGCCAGCGGCGGCGGCGGGAGCTCCTCTCTCCGTCCGCTCTCTCGTTCCCTTTCCCGTATCCGTTTAGCGACGGCCCTGGACGGACTAGCCTCTCTCCCGGCCTGCCTCTTCATCTTCGAAGGATGATGGAGCTCAAACTTTTCGCAGCCTGCAACGGGAATTCGGCTCGCGGAGCGATTTCCAGGGGTGTTAGCAAAAACAGCGAGGCCGACGTCAGCTTCGACAAGGACACCGAACCGCTCAAGACGCTGAATACTTGCATATATATCGAAATAAAAGCATAAACTCGTTTAAAAACATGTCAGCCGCGGAGGATCTGCACCtacgccgccatcttggacaaTAGGAATGTGCGCTCTCGCTAAAAGGGGCGGAGACTGCGTGACGCATCATCGGCGGACGTCATGACGTAAGACGCTTTATTTTGGACCACAATCAAGTTaaggacataaaaaaaattataattttttttaacatgagaAATTTAACATTGAATACATTGTTAACTTATTGGTGTTATCTGGCAAAATGTACTTGCATAAGTGCAAAacaaattattaaatattatattaatatattatattaaatataattattaaatattagaaTTTAAAGAATACATATATTAagtctgtcaaaaaaaaaatatatatatatataattacaatttaacGTGGAACCAAATGCCATTTAGAGACAAGAGATTGAAAAAACATtctgaaaaagtacaaaagtcatgtttttattttgtgtgtgtgtgcgggtaaTGGGAGGGGGTAATTTTATTGATGCAACTTTGCACATTTGTATTATTGTAACTTaggtatgaatgtgtttgtACTTCACTTGCATTGAATAATTCATGTTTTTCCTTCCTGCCAAGGTACTACGGGCAGAAAATAGCATTTGTGCTACAACCTGgtgcaatatataatataaaaaaatatatacaaatatgtgGATACAGAAAATGAATGTCAAACTTTCCGTTCAGGTATTCATTCAAAGCTATTTGGAATCAGTTTTTGGACTATTTGATTCACTAAGAACACATGTCAACGTTAGCCTCGTCTCTTAACGGACACGTTAAAGAAATCCTATCCTCTACTCCACATGGCcttttgcatgttttaatgAAAAAGTAGAATAGTACAGTTGTAACAAATGACTGGGCTTCACACGAGAAGGT is a window from the Perca flavescens isolate YP-PL-M2 chromosome 4, PFLA_1.0, whole genome shotgun sequence genome containing:
- the rbm15b gene encoding putative RNA-binding protein 15B; protein product: MKRQAGREASPSRAVAKRIRERERESGRREELPPPPLALLLAESRGYHRRSRSREREKPRLRDERAAAALELHHRHELSLLGRPPLRTTAAAELPAARPGTLEYKTLLISNLGSQVSDEDVEDALFHEFKKFGDVSVKLSHTPELGRIAYVNFRHPEDAKEARHAKSSRLVLGERQLKIEPMYVRRRSVTPPDAGYLPLHAPLPYRQRSISPPAPGVSNIRDIRARHYALETLGLSRERERLLDYYGMLDERGRPYGIPAMPVVEDLKPEDDQRATSNLFIGNLDGNVTEAELRRGFDKYGVIEDVVIKRPARGQGGAYAFVKFQNLDMAHRAKVAMQGRLMGGNPIKIGYGKANPTTRLWVGGLGPGNSLAALAREFDRFGSIRSIDYGKGDSFAYIQYESLDAAQAACGQMRGFPLGGPERRLRVDFAKVEESPSRPFPPGYQPSVAVPSHYDVLGDAYSRHRSLERELRGARDRSPAPLPPTYSLISARERERALLERDFPSSPTRSLERRAGGVEAFGRSGRTARSRSRSRERWLKEREERRNRRRSLSADRPTEDREREKEKERGRSRVRGPVSPDASPDRAQVRAPDSTTEPRDHSPATNNDEDPPSGRHHGKRSSEHLNNHHHAHRGSSEITAAVSPAAAAAHTDATHTSSSPPGTLSEFAQASLPKTWHGFFALKNSSFPTELYMLEGGAAFFSAVMRDTLKLQSQNQPGQLKIAQRLRMDQTRLDEVTRRIKLGRPDGFAILLALQGPIDRQAPAMEPGLQARLLRHLVTYLRNKEAAGVVSLPAAKEGGPGAMLYAFPPGVFSQQYLQAAKRTVGNLDEEHMVIVIVSDTN